TTTCTCGACGTTGACCAGGAAGGCCTTGTATTCCGGGGTCTGCGCATTGGCGTCGCCGATGCCCGGGCTCAGGGTGTTGGCCAGGAAGCCCTTGCGGGTGTTGCCCTCATAGCCCCAGTGGCAGGGAATGCCGATCTGCTCGACTTCCTGCCCCGCCACCTGCAGCGTCATGACGCGCTTGGTCACCACTGCCTTGCCGCGGATGAAGCCGCGCTTGCTCGATATCTTGACCATGTCGCCGGCCTTGATGCCCTTCTTGCCGGCCAGCTTCTCGCTGATCTCGACGAACTGCTCGGGCTGCACAATGGCGTTGAGGCGCGAGTGCTTGGTCCAGTGGCGGAACATTTCCGTGATCGAGTAAGTGGTCGCCACGTAGGGGAATTCCTCGCGGGTGCCGAAACGCTCGGCGTCGGCCTTGAAGGAACGTGCCACCGGGCTGCGGCTGACTTCCGGATGCAGCGGGTTGGCCGGCAAGGGGCTTTCCGTCGGCTCGTAGTGCTCCGGGAAAGGGCCGTCGTTCATGGCGCCGACCGAGAACAGGCGGCCGAGACCTTCCGGCAGCATGATGAAGGGCGGTACGTTGGCTTCCGGCGCGGCGGTCGCCGCGTAGTCGGCAACGTCGGCACCGGTCCATTGCTTGCCGTTCCAGTGGATCAGCTTGCGGTGGGCATCCCAGGGTTTGCCGGCGGGATCGAGTGAGGCGCGGTTGTACAGCACGCGGCGGTTGAGTGGCCAGGAGAAGGCCCAGCCCGGCGTGTTGCCGAGGCCGACGTCGGTATTGTCGCGGCGCGCCATCAGGTTGCCGGCTTGCGTCCATTGGCCGGTGTAGATCCAGCACAGGCTGCTGGTCGTGCCGTCGTCGCGCAGGTGGGCAAAGCTCGACAACAGATCGCCCTTTTTGGCGATCTGGTTGCCCTTGTCGTCGAACAGGTCGGCCAGGGCGTAGCCGTTGGCTTCCTTGGCGACTTCCTGCGGATGCGGATCGGCCGGGTCGTGGTAGTTCCAGTTCAGGTTGAGGATCGGGTCGGGGAAGGCGCCGCCTTCCTTCTTGTACAGCTCGCGGATGCGGGTGAAGATGCCGCCGAGGATGCGGCCGTCGTGGCGTGCTTCGTACGGCGGGTTCTGCGCCGCCCAGTGCCATTGCAGCCAGCGTCCGGAGTTGGCGATAGAGCCGTCCTCTTCGGCGAAGCAGGAGGAGGGCAGGCGGAACACCGTAGTCTGGATCTTGGTCGGATCGACATCGTTGAATTCCCCGTGGTTCTGCCAGAACGAAGAGGTTTCGGTCTGCAACGGATCGATCACCACCATCCACTTGAGCTTGGCCAGCGAATCGCGCACCTTGCGTGAATCGGGCATGGCGGCGACGATGTTGAAGCCCTGGATGATGTAGCCGTTGACCTTGCCCTGGTGCACGAGGTCGAAGTAGGAGAGCAGGTCATAGCTGCGGTCCCATTTTGGCAGCCAGTCGTAGCCCCAGTTGTTGTCCGCGGTGGCGGCATCACCCCAGAGGCCTTTCATCAGGCTGACGAAGAATTTCGGCGTGTTTTTCCAGAAGTTCACCGAGTTCGGCGTCTGCGCCTTGGGCGTGCGCTGCTCCAGGTAGTCCTTGAGCGTCTGCTGCTTGTCCTGCGGCAGCATCAGATAGGCCGGCAGCATGTTGGCGAGGATGCCGATGTCGGTGAAGCCCTGCACGTTGGAATGGCCGCGCAGTGCGTTGATGCCGCCGCCGGGCATGCCGATGTTGCCGAGCAGCAGCTGGACCATGGCGGCGCAGCGGATGATCTGGGCGCCGGCGGTATGGTGTGTCCAGCCCAGCGCATAGAGGATGGTGGCGGTGCGATCCGGTACGCTGGTCGCGGCCATGGTCTCGCAGACCTTGATGAAGGCCGCCTTCGGCGTGCCGGTGATCGAGGCGACCATGTCCGGCGTGTAGCGCTCGACGTGCTTTTTCAGCAGGTTGATGACGCAGCGCGGGTGCTGCAGCGTATCGTCGCGTTCGGCCATGCCGTCCTTGTCCAGGACGTAGTTCCACGAGGCTTTGTCGTAGCTGCGCTTCTCGGCATCGTAGCCGCTGAAGATGCCCTCGTTGAACTCGTAGTCCTCGCGCACGATCAGTGCCGCATTGGTATAGGCCTTGACGTACTCGTGCTGGATCTTGTCGTTGTTCAGCAGATAGCTGATCAGGCCGAGCAGGAAGGCGGCATCGGCGCCGGCCCGGATTGGCGCGTAGAAATCGGCAACCGCGGCGGTCCGGCTGAAGCGCGGATCGACCACCATCAGCGTGGCATTGTTGTGCGTTTTCGCCTCGATTACCCACTTGAAACCGACCGGGTGGGCTTCGGCCGGATTGCCGCCCATGACCAGGATTACGTTGGCGTTCTTGATGTCCACCCAGTGATTGGTCATCGCGCCGCGCCCGAAGGACGGGGCCAGTGCCGATACCGTCGGGCCGTGGCAGAGACGGGCCTGGTTTTCGACCGACGCAATGCCGAGGCCGCGCGCGAACTTGAAGTCGAGGAAGCCGGTTTCGTTGCTGGCGGCGGAAGAGCCGAGGAAGCCGGTGCTCAGCCAGCGGTTGACGGTGGCGCCGGCGGCATTTTTCTCGATGAAGTTGGCGTCGCGGTCATCCTTGATCAGGCGGGCGATGCGTTTGTTGGCCTCGTCCCAGGTGATGCGCTTCCATTCGTTGCTGCCCGCTTCGCGTACCTCGGGGTATTTCAGGCGCTGCGCACTGTGGATGTAGTCGAGCACGCCGGCCCCCTTCGGGCACAGCGAGCCGCGGCTGACCGGATGATCCGGATCGCCTTCGACGTGGATGATCTTCTTTTGCGCGTTCTTGGCGCCATCGCCCAGACTGTAGATGAGGATGCCGCAACCCACTGAGCAGTAGGTGCAGTTGTTGCGCGTTTCAGTAGCGCGGTACAGCTTGTACTGGCGCACTTCGGCGCGCGCTGCTTCGGGTGCCATGCCGAGCACGGCGAGGCCGGAGCCGCCGAGACCGGCGGCGGATATCTTGAAGAACTGGCGGCGGTTGACCCGCAGGCCGGTTCCTGATTTTTCCTTGCTTTCCATTCAGATCTCCTCTTGCCCCGGCTTGCCCGCCGGGAACCCCTGTCAATGGCCGGTGCAACGCCGGCATTTCCCCTTGTGCCGCCGGCTTGATGGGCGGCGACGATGCAACTGTTGGCGGCTACATTTGCAAGCTGCGTGCCTGCTGCCCAATTCCTTAATAAGCAATGAGTTGAAAAAAAGACCCTGCCAGCGGGTGGGTCAAAATGTCCCGGGGTGGGACAAATTGACCCGGGGGGCTGAGCCGGTGTGGCTTGCCAGCGGAGCGCCTGAGCCTGTACTGCGGACGACCCGGCATGGCCGGGCCGGGAAAGCGTGCGAGAATTGCCGCGCCTCCATCACGCGCAACTCTTCACGGCAATGAACGAACTTCCGGCAAGCGAAAGCAAATCTCCCTGGCAGCAATATTCCGTGCTGATCGTCGATGACGAGGTCGGCATGGTCAGCTTCCTGCAGCGGGCGCTGAGCAGTCGCTGTGGCGTCGTCGATAGCGCCGGCAGTGTCGAAGCGGCGCGGCCGTTGCTTGAACGCAGTCGTTACGACCTGATCGTGCTCGACATCGCATTGCCCGGCTGTTCCGGCGTCGACTGGCTGCACGAGTTGCGCGAGGAGGGCTATGCCGGCGATGTCGTGCTGATGACTGCCTATGCTGATCTCGACACGGCGATCGAAGCCCTGCGCGCCGGTGCCGCCGATTTCCTGCTCAAGCCCTTTTCGCTGGCCCTGGTGCTCAATGCCATCCAGCGCTGTTTCGAGCGCTCCCGGCTGGCGCGCGAGAATTTCGTGCTGCGCCGCGAAGTCGGCCCGCGTGCTGCGGATGTCGAGGGGGTGATCGGTCAGTCCGAGGCGATGTTCAAGGTCTGCGAACGCCTCAAGAAAATTGCGCCGAGCGCGGCGACCGTGCTGCTGAGCGGCGAGTCTGGCACCGGCAAGGAGGTCGCGGCACGTGCCCTGCATGCGCTGAGTGCGCGCGCCGACGGACCGTTCGTGCCGGTCAATTGCGCGGCAATCGCCGCCGAACTGATCGAGTCGGAATTGTTCGGCCACATCAAGGGGGCCTACACCGGCGCGCAGCAGCGGCGCGAGGGGCTGTTCTACTACGCGCGCGGCGGCACGCTCTTTCTCGACGAAATTTCCGAACTGCCCTTGTCGGCGCAGGCCAAGCTGCTGCGCGTGCTCGAGGAGAAGCGCATCCGGCCGGTTGGTTCGGAGCAGGAAATCGCCGTCGATGTGCGGGTCATTGCCGCTACCAACCGCGATCTCAAGATCGAGGTCGGCGAGCAGCGCTTCCGTCAGGATCTCTATTACCGCCTGCAGGTCTTCGAGGTCATGCTGCCGCCCTTGCGCGAGCGTCCGGAAGACATTCCGCTGCTGTTCGATCATTTCGTCGCCCAGCTGGCGCCGAGTCTGGGCGTGCCGCCGCTGCACCTCGATGCACGCACCCTGGCCCGCCTGGCCGATTACGACTGGCCCGGCAATGTGCGCGAATTGCGCAACCTGATCGAGCGTTCGCTGATTCTCGGCTGGTTCGACATCGGCCATGAGCCGGAGGTTGCGCCAGGAGCGTTTTCCTGCGCCGATGAAACGCTGGAGGCAGTCGAAAAATCGCACATTCTCGCCGTGCTCGCCGCCTGTGATGGCAACAAGTCGGAGGCCAGCCGGCGGCTTGGCATCTCGCGCAAGACGATGGACAGGAAGTGCCAGGCCTGGGGCGTCTGATGCGCTTCGGCCGGCGCTCGATCCGCGTTCGCCTGCTGTTGCTGGCGCTGATCCCGCTCGGCTTCGTCCTGCCGCTGACCATCTCGGTGCTGGCCTACTGGGGAGGCGACTACTTCAACCAGTTGCTGGTCACCAAGGTGCGCAGCGATCTGGCAATTGCGCATGGCTACTATGAGCGGGTCAGCGAGGGGGTTGGCGGCTCGGTGGCCAGTCTGGCCGACTCGGCGCGCCTGGCGCGGGTTTTGGGGGCGCTGCCGCGACGGCATGACAAGGCGATTGCTGCCGTGCTCAATGCCGTGCAGCAGGAGCAGAAGCTTGATTTTCTCTATTTTCTCGACGTCGACCGTAGCCGCGCCGATGCGCGCGCCTGGCCGGTCGTTGCATCGGCTCTGGATGGTCAGGCGAAAACCGCGACCGAGGTTTTTTCTGGCGCCCAGCTTTTTGCGATCAGTCCGGCGCTGGCCGAGCGGGCACGCACGCCGGTACTGGTCACGGCCAACGCGCGTGCCGATCAGCGCGAGGTCGAAGTGCGCGGCCTGGTCATCCACGCTGCTGCGCCGGTGCACGATGCGAGCGGACGCCTGCTCGGGGTGCTCAGTGGCGGCATCCTGCTCAACAAGAACCTGAATTTCATCGATCGCCTGAATGCCATCGTCTATCCCGAGGGCGCTCTGCCTTTCGGTAGTGCCGGTACGGCGACCTTGTTCCTCGACAGCGTGCGGGTCGCTACCAATGTGCGCCTGTTCGGCAGCACGCGCGCCATCGGCACCCGCGTCTCGGCCGCGGTCGATGCGGCCGTGCTCGGCGAGGGACGGACCTGGCTGGACCGCGCCTTTGTCGTCAGCGACTGGTATGTCTCGGCCTATGAGCCATTGCTCGACAGCCGGCAGCAGCGCATCGGCATGCTCTATGTCGGCTTCCTCGAAGGCCCTTTCGTGACTGCCCGGCAGCACGCCTTTGCCGCGATTGCCGGTGTCTTCCTGCTCGCCATGCTGGTTGCCGGGGTTTTTGCGATCTTCTGGGCGCGCAGCGTCTTCCGGCCGATCGAGCGCATGCATTCGACCATGCACGCCATCGAGCAGGGCAATGTCGATGCCCGCGTCGGGCCGCTGTCCACGCCGGACGATCTCGGTATCGTCGCCGCCCACTTCGACCGCATGCTCGATCGTTTGCAATCGCAGGCTTCGTCGCTCAAGCGCTGGGGCGAGTCGCTCGATGCCAAGGTGGCAGAGCGCACCGCGGCGCTCGAACAGGCGGTGGCCGATCTCAAGGCGGCGCAGTCGCAACTGGTGATGAACGAGAAATTGGCCGCGATCGGGCAGTTGACCGCTGGCGTTGCGCATGAAATCAACAATCCGGTCGCCGTCATCCAGGGCAATCTCGACGTCCTGCGCGATCTGCTCGGGCCGCAGGCCGAGCCGGTCGAGCCCGAGATCAAGCTGATCCAGGAGCAGATCCACCGCATTCGGCTGATCGTTGCCAAGCTGCTGCAATTTGCCCGGCCGCAGGACTATGTTGGTTATCTCGAGCCGGTGGCGGCCGGGCCGTTGATCCAGGACAGCCTGCTGCTGGTTCGCCAGTTGCTCAAGACCAACAATATCGCCATCGAACAGCACCTTGATTCGCAGCGCCAGATCACCTGCAACAAGAACGAGTTGCAGCAGGTCATGGTCAATCTGCTGGTCAATGCCATCCAGGCCATGCCGGATGGCGGCCTGCTGACCATCGCGGCCGAGGACTGGGATGCTGCCGACATGCCGCTCGGCATCCGGCTGATCGTTGCCGACTCCGGGCACGGGGTCAGTGATGCCGATCGCGAACACCTGTTCCAGCCCTTCTACACGGCGCGCAAGCCGGGCGGCAATGGGCTGGGACTGTGGGTCAGCAAGTCGCTGATCGAGCGCTATGGCGGCAACATCACGATCGAGAATCAGCCCGGGCAAGGCGCCCGCTTTGTCGTCTGGCTGCGCCTCGAGCCGCAGGGGCTGTAGCGCGGCGCAGCCAGCGCGCGATCAGTTGGTCGCGAAGGTGAAGGCGTCGGCGAAGAACTCTTCTTCCGGCAGGGCGCACTTCTCGATGAAGTCACGCCGGGCGGCATCGATCATGACCGGCGAGCCGCAGGCATAGACCTGGTAGCCCGAGAGATCCGGGAAGTCGGTGACGACCGCCTGATGCACGAAGCCGGTGCGACCGTTCCAGGCATCATCGGCCGCCGGTTCCGAGAGGACCGGCACGTACTTGATGTGCGGATGTTCGGCCGCCCATTTCTCCGGCAGCGCATGCATGTAGAGGTCGGCCCTGGCCTTGGCGCCCCAATAGATGTGCAGCGGGCGTTCCGACTGGTCGGCGATGGCCTTTTCGACGATCGCCTTGAGCGGCGCGAAACCGGTACCGCCGGCGAGCAGGACGACCGGCTTCTTCGAGTCCTGGCGCAGGAAAAAGCCGCCCTGCGGCCCTTCGAAGCGCAGGATGTCGCGCACCTTGAGGCTGTTGAATACCTGTTCCGTGAACAGGCCGCCCGGCACCAGGCGGATGTGCAGTTCGATGATGCCGTCGCTGCGCGGCGCGTTGGCCAGCGA
The DNA window shown above is from Quatrionicoccus australiensis and carries:
- the fdnG gene encoding formate dehydrogenase-N subunit alpha yields the protein MRVNRRQFFKISAAGLGGSGLAVLGMAPEAARAEVRQYKLYRATETRNNCTYCSVGCGILIYSLGDGAKNAQKKIIHVEGDPDHPVSRGSLCPKGAGVLDYIHSAQRLKYPEVREAGSNEWKRITWDEANKRIARLIKDDRDANFIEKNAAGATVNRWLSTGFLGSSAASNETGFLDFKFARGLGIASVENQARLCHGPTVSALAPSFGRGAMTNHWVDIKNANVILVMGGNPAEAHPVGFKWVIEAKTHNNATLMVVDPRFSRTAAVADFYAPIRAGADAAFLLGLISYLLNNDKIQHEYVKAYTNAALIVREDYEFNEGIFSGYDAEKRSYDKASWNYVLDKDGMAERDDTLQHPRCVINLLKKHVERYTPDMVASITGTPKAAFIKVCETMAATSVPDRTATILYALGWTHHTAGAQIIRCAAMVQLLLGNIGMPGGGINALRGHSNVQGFTDIGILANMLPAYLMLPQDKQQTLKDYLEQRTPKAQTPNSVNFWKNTPKFFVSLMKGLWGDAATADNNWGYDWLPKWDRSYDLLSYFDLVHQGKVNGYIIQGFNIVAAMPDSRKVRDSLAKLKWMVVIDPLQTETSSFWQNHGEFNDVDPTKIQTTVFRLPSSCFAEEDGSIANSGRWLQWHWAAQNPPYEARHDGRILGGIFTRIRELYKKEGGAFPDPILNLNWNYHDPADPHPQEVAKEANGYALADLFDDKGNQIAKKGDLLSSFAHLRDDGTTSSLCWIYTGQWTQAGNLMARRDNTDVGLGNTPGWAFSWPLNRRVLYNRASLDPAGKPWDAHRKLIHWNGKQWTGADVADYAATAAPEANVPPFIMLPEGLGRLFSVGAMNDGPFPEHYEPTESPLPANPLHPEVSRSPVARSFKADAERFGTREEFPYVATTYSITEMFRHWTKHSRLNAIVQPEQFVEISEKLAGKKGIKAGDMVKISSKRGFIRGKAVVTKRVMTLQVAGQEVEQIGIPCHWGYEGNTRKGFLANTLSPGIGDANAQTPEYKAFLVNVEKA
- a CDS encoding sigma-54-dependent transcriptional regulator; protein product: MNELPASESKSPWQQYSVLIVDDEVGMVSFLQRALSSRCGVVDSAGSVEAARPLLERSRYDLIVLDIALPGCSGVDWLHELREEGYAGDVVLMTAYADLDTAIEALRAGAADFLLKPFSLALVLNAIQRCFERSRLARENFVLRREVGPRAADVEGVIGQSEAMFKVCERLKKIAPSAATVLLSGESGTGKEVAARALHALSARADGPFVPVNCAAIAAELIESELFGHIKGAYTGAQQRREGLFYYARGGTLFLDEISELPLSAQAKLLRVLEEKRIRPVGSEQEIAVDVRVIAATNRDLKIEVGEQRFRQDLYYRLQVFEVMLPPLRERPEDIPLLFDHFVAQLAPSLGVPPLHLDARTLARLADYDWPGNVRELRNLIERSLILGWFDIGHEPEVAPGAFSCADETLEAVEKSHILAVLAACDGNKSEASRRLGISRKTMDRKCQAWGV
- a CDS encoding CDP-6-deoxy-delta-3,4-glucoseen reductase — translated: MSHQITVQPSGRQFAAEPDETLLEAALRQGLTMPYGCKDGACGACKGKVVEGSVDHGKSQAHALSDADKAAGLTLYCCATAKSDLVIECKQMSSANDFPIKILPARIEKLERLAPDVIDMHLRLPGSEQFQFLAGQYIDFLLKDGKRRSYSLANAPRSDGIIELHIRLVPGGLFTEQVFNSLKVRDILRFEGPQGGFFLRQDSKKPVVLLAGGTGFAPLKAIVEKAIADQSERPLHIYWGAKARADLYMHALPEKWAAEHPHIKYVPVLSEPAADDAWNGRTGFVHQAVVTDFPDLSGYQVYACGSPVMIDAARRDFIEKCALPEEEFFADAFTFATN
- a CDS encoding sensor histidine kinase, which codes for MRFGRRSIRVRLLLLALIPLGFVLPLTISVLAYWGGDYFNQLLVTKVRSDLAIAHGYYERVSEGVGGSVASLADSARLARVLGALPRRHDKAIAAVLNAVQQEQKLDFLYFLDVDRSRADARAWPVVASALDGQAKTATEVFSGAQLFAISPALAERARTPVLVTANARADQREVEVRGLVIHAAAPVHDASGRLLGVLSGGILLNKNLNFIDRLNAIVYPEGALPFGSAGTATLFLDSVRVATNVRLFGSTRAIGTRVSAAVDAAVLGEGRTWLDRAFVVSDWYVSAYEPLLDSRQQRIGMLYVGFLEGPFVTARQHAFAAIAGVFLLAMLVAGVFAIFWARSVFRPIERMHSTMHAIEQGNVDARVGPLSTPDDLGIVAAHFDRMLDRLQSQASSLKRWGESLDAKVAERTAALEQAVADLKAAQSQLVMNEKLAAIGQLTAGVAHEINNPVAVIQGNLDVLRDLLGPQAEPVEPEIKLIQEQIHRIRLIVAKLLQFARPQDYVGYLEPVAAGPLIQDSLLLVRQLLKTNNIAIEQHLDSQRQITCNKNELQQVMVNLLVNAIQAMPDGGLLTIAAEDWDAADMPLGIRLIVADSGHGVSDADREHLFQPFYTARKPGGNGLGLWVSKSLIERYGGNITIENQPGQGARFVVWLRLEPQGL